One genomic segment of Streptomyces sp. RKND-216 includes these proteins:
- a CDS encoding lysophospholipid acyltransferase family protein yields the protein MKLSVGSSLKLVFRPWVEGLENVPTAGPAILASNHLSFSDSFFLPAVLDRKVTFIAKAEYFTAPGVKGKLTAAFFKGVGQLPVDRSGVRGAGEAAIRSGLSVLEKGELFGIYPEGTRSPDGRLYRGKPGGLSRVALRSGAPVIPVAMIDTEKIQPPGQIRPKLMRPGIRIGRPLDFSRYQGMENDRFIQRSVTDEVMYEIWKLSGQEYVDIYATAAKRQIADAAKAAAEAQKAQAAEQTRKPESAQAAVAAEPVAERPERKPEGTPAAGERAGHDPQGEPGKHGERRNAA from the coding sequence ATGAAGCTGTCTGTCGGCAGTTCGCTGAAGCTCGTCTTCCGCCCCTGGGTGGAAGGGCTGGAGAACGTGCCGACCGCCGGGCCGGCGATCCTGGCGAGCAACCACCTGTCGTTCTCGGACTCCTTCTTCCTGCCCGCGGTGCTGGACCGCAAGGTCACCTTCATCGCGAAGGCGGAGTACTTCACGGCGCCGGGAGTGAAGGGGAAGCTCACCGCGGCCTTCTTCAAGGGCGTCGGTCAGCTGCCGGTCGACCGGTCCGGGGTGCGCGGCGCGGGCGAGGCCGCTATCCGCAGCGGGCTGAGCGTGCTGGAGAAGGGCGAGCTGTTCGGCATCTACCCGGAGGGCACGCGCTCGCCGGACGGGCGGCTCTACCGCGGCAAGCCGGGCGGCCTGTCGCGGGTGGCCCTGCGGTCCGGGGCCCCGGTGATCCCGGTCGCGATGATCGACACGGAGAAGATCCAGCCGCCCGGACAGATCCGGCCCAAGCTCATGCGGCCGGGCATCCGCATCGGCCGCCCGCTCGACTTCAGCCGCTACCAGGGCATGGAGAACGACCGGTTCATCCAGCGTTCCGTCACCGACGAGGTGATGTACGAGATCTGGAAGCTGTCCGGCCAGGAGTACGTCGACATCTACGCCACGGCGGCGAAGCGGCAGATCGCGGACGCGGCGAAGGCTGCGGCAGAGGCGCAGAAGGCGCAGGCTGCCGAGCAGACCCGGAAACCGGAGTCGGCGCAGGCGGCCGTCGCGGCGGAGCCGGTCGCGGAGCGGCCGGAGCGGAAGCCGGAGGGCACGCCCGCGGCGGGCGAACGGGCCGGGCACGACCCGCAGGGTGAGCCGGGGAAGCACGGCGAGAGAAGGAACGCCGCGTAG
- a CDS encoding response regulator transcription factor → MAEEATGEREPLRVMVVDDHPMWRDAVARDLEAAGFAVVATAGDGRQAVRRARAAVPDVLVLDLNLPELPGVEVCRELVGADSALRVLVLSASGEHADVLEAVKSGATGYLVKSASTEELIDAVRRTAAGDPVFTPGLAGLVLGEYRRLATEPPAAAPDEPGVPQLTDRETEVLRLVAKGLSYKQIAERLVISHRTVQNHVQNTLGKLQLHNRVELVRYAIERGLDDG, encoded by the coding sequence ATGGCTGAGGAAGCGACGGGCGAGCGGGAGCCGCTGCGGGTGATGGTGGTCGACGACCACCCGATGTGGCGGGACGCGGTCGCTCGCGACCTGGAGGCGGCGGGTTTCGCCGTGGTCGCGACCGCGGGCGACGGCCGTCAGGCCGTACGGCGGGCGCGAGCTGCCGTGCCGGACGTGCTGGTGCTGGACCTGAACCTGCCGGAGCTGCCCGGTGTCGAGGTCTGCCGTGAACTGGTGGGCGCCGACTCGGCGTTGCGGGTGCTGGTGCTGTCGGCGAGTGGGGAGCACGCGGACGTGCTGGAGGCCGTGAAGTCGGGCGCCACCGGCTATCTGGTGAAGTCGGCGAGCACCGAGGAGCTGATCGACGCGGTGCGGCGCACCGCCGCCGGCGACCCGGTGTTCACGCCGGGTCTGGCCGGGCTGGTGCTGGGCGAGTACCGCCGTCTGGCCACCGAACCGCCCGCCGCGGCGCCGGACGAGCCGGGGGTGCCGCAGCTCACCGACCGGGAGACCGAGGTGCTGCGGCTGGTCGCCAAGGGGCTGAGCTACAAGCAGATCGCGGAGCGCCTGGTGATCTCCCACCGCACGGTGCAGAACCACGTGCAGAACACCCTGGGCAAGCTCCAGCTGCACAACCGCGTGGAGCTGGTGCGGTACGCGATCGAGCGCGGCCTCGACGACGGCTGA
- a CDS encoding DUF5931 domain-containing protein has product MSVEQPLWRALTGYRLLSAAYAAGLCVLAYDHYVRPYLAVGFVALLVVWTLATATRTVSAARCGYPFLVCELTIALTGIVLTRFTETMARVESGINTLPSIWSAGAVLGFAIKGGWRWAAGASVLVGVANLVERGAPSRDTVHNVLLVCVASIAIGYVVEVARASERTLARALQIEAATRERERLARDIHDGVLQVLAMVQRRGSSLGGEAAELGRLAGEQEVALRALVSGGPPPLPAPAAAYAAQAVAGPGPEPHGAAGGPGAVEPGEPYDLRKLLARHAGALVTFSEPGTPVLLAPETARELAAAVGAALDNVRQHAGADARTWILLEDEPDAVLVTVRDDGPGIPAGRLATAEAEGRMGVALSIRGRLRDLGGTAELVSVPGQGTEVEMRVPKDG; this is encoded by the coding sequence ATGTCGGTGGAACAGCCGCTGTGGCGGGCCCTGACGGGCTACCGCCTGCTGAGCGCGGCCTACGCGGCGGGCCTGTGCGTCCTGGCCTACGACCACTACGTGCGCCCATACCTCGCGGTCGGCTTCGTGGCGCTGCTGGTCGTGTGGACGCTGGCGACGGCCACCCGCACGGTGTCCGCCGCCCGGTGCGGCTACCCGTTCCTGGTCTGTGAGCTGACCATCGCGCTCACCGGCATCGTGCTGACCCGTTTCACCGAGACGATGGCGCGGGTGGAGAGCGGCATCAACACGCTGCCGTCCATCTGGTCGGCCGGGGCCGTACTGGGCTTCGCGATCAAGGGCGGGTGGCGGTGGGCGGCGGGCGCCTCGGTGCTGGTCGGCGTCGCCAACCTGGTCGAGCGCGGCGCACCGTCCCGCGACACCGTGCACAACGTGCTGCTGGTGTGCGTCGCGAGCATCGCCATCGGCTACGTCGTCGAGGTCGCGCGGGCCAGCGAACGGACCCTGGCCCGCGCGCTCCAGATCGAGGCGGCCACCCGCGAACGCGAGCGACTCGCTCGCGACATCCACGACGGCGTCCTCCAGGTGCTGGCCATGGTGCAGCGCCGCGGCAGTTCGCTGGGCGGGGAGGCGGCGGAGCTGGGGCGCCTGGCGGGCGAGCAGGAGGTCGCGCTGCGCGCGCTGGTCTCCGGCGGCCCGCCGCCGCTGCCCGCTCCGGCGGCCGCGTACGCGGCGCAGGCCGTTGCCGGGCCGGGGCCGGAGCCGCACGGCGCGGCGGGCGGCCCCGGGGCCGTGGAACCGGGGGAGCCGTACGATCTGCGGAAGCTGCTCGCACGGCACGCCGGCGCCCTGGTCACCTTCTCCGAGCCGGGCACCCCGGTGCTGCTGGCGCCGGAGACGGCACGCGAACTGGCCGCGGCTGTCGGTGCCGCCCTGGACAATGTGCGGCAGCACGCCGGGGCGGACGCCAGGACGTGGATCCTGCTGGAGGACGAGCCGGACGCGGTGCTGGTGACCGTCCGGGACGACGGTCCGGGCATTCCGGCCGGGCGTCTGGCCACGGCCGAGGCGGAGGGCCGGATGGGCGTCGCGCTGTCCATCCGCGGCCGGCTCCGCGACCTGGGCGGGACGGCGGAACTGGTGTCGGTGCCGGGGCAGGGGACCGAGGTGGAGATGAGGGTGCCGAAGGATGGCTGA